The sequence GGCGCGCCGGGTGGAGGCGCGGCTCGGTCAACACCTCGAGGGAGCCCCGCGATGAGCCGCCGCGCGGGTGCCAGACACGCCCCCCGCGCGACCGGCGCGCGTTTCAGTACTCGAGCGCGGGATCGTACCGGGGTGCCAGCAACGAGGGCAGCACCAGGTCCGTCACGTCCTTGCCCCCCTGCAGGTTGGTGGCGAGACAACGCGGCGTGAGGATGAGCCCCCAGGGCAGGCCCCACCAGCCGAGCAGCAGCGACAACAGCGTGTAGCCCAGGCTCAACCCGAACGTGCCCTGCCCCGCGCGGACGAAGTACACGTCCGACGAGCGCCTCCGGGTCGTCAGGAAGAAGGACACGCAGTACTCGAACACGACGAAGCGTCCTCCGCGCTCGAGTTCTTCCTGCACCTGTAATGTCGACAGACCGTCCATGCCAAAGATGCCAGCCATTCCGCCCCCGGTACCGAAACAGCGGCCATCGCCGCGATGAAAACCGCGCCGCAGAGTACATGGATGACGTGCGACTGCACAGTCATGTCATCAAGAAATTCCTGGCCATACGGTAAGCAAAGAATCCACCAACCCTCCGCGTGGCATGGGCAGACGAAGCGCACTCGCGGATGAAGAGCACTCCGCTCGCGGTCCGTTGCGCGGCGCTCGCGCTCCAGAATTCTCGTCCATGTGTTGTCTTCCACGAAACACGCACTCGCCCGCGAGTGGTGTTGCCGTGCATGCAACACTTTTGCCTCCAACCTCCCCGCAGGGCGAGCGAGGGGGCGACGAGCGGTCCGTGCCCCCACTGCCCGTCGGGGTGCCCCTGCTTAATGTGAGTTCTCGGGAGGCAGGAATGACCACGAAAAAGACCGAGAAGAAGGACGCGGTGGCGCACCTGGCCGAGCTGATCCAGGGCATCAAGGTCGCGATGATGACGACGGTGGAGGCGGACGGGAGCATCCGCAGCCGGCCCATGTGGACGCAGAACACGGACTTCGACGGAGAACTGTGGTTCTTCACCCATGACTCCGCCCCCAAGGTGGACGAGGTGCAAGGCGACCACCACGTCAACCTCTCCTACGCGGACTCCAGCCGGGACCGCTATGTGTCAGTGAGCGGAGTGGCACGCCTTGTGCGCGACAAGGAGAAGATCCACAAGCTGTGGGATCCCACCCTCAAGGCCTGGTTCCCCAAGGGCGTGGACGACCCGGACATCGGCCTCTTGTGCGTCAAGGTGAACAAGGCCGAGTACTGGGACACCCCCAACAAGCGCATGGTGCAACTGGTGGGCTTCGTGAAGAGCGTCCTCACCGGCGAGACCTACCGCCCGGGTGGCCACGAGAAGCTCGACCTCGAGGATACCCAGTCGCCCATGCATTGATGGCTGGATTGGATAATTCCAATACCGGCGGAGGATGACTGGGAAATCAATTCCTCACATCCTGAGAATCGAGAATTGGCATATGAGAGTGGACGGGTTCCGGACGGGGAGTCATTCCCTGTCCGGGGCCCGTTGTCCTTTGCGCCCCCCCCTGGCGCGCCGGAGGCCGCTGGCGAGCGATAAAGCCAGACAGGAGGCCCCCCACTCCGGAGCCGAGAAACCGCCATGACCCCATCCGTCGCCGAGCACTTCCCCGCGTTGCGCTCGGGCTTCAGCTACCTCGACAACGCCTCGGGGGCGCAGGTGCCCACCCACTGCATCGAGGCGCTCACCGACTTCCTCACCCGTGGCGAGGGCGTGGTGCGCGTGTCCCTGCTGCACTACAACACGCCGCGGGACGTGGAGCGGCTGATGGCCGGCCTGGACGCCCTGCCCTGAAGTCCGAGCGGCCCGAGGGCCCACCTTCCCCGTCGGGTTGGACGACCTGCCCTGGCGGGAGGGCCCTCAGCGCGTGAGCGCGGTGGCGATGACGTTGAGCACCTTGAGCTGGGCCGGAGTGAGGTTGCGCAGCGAGCGCGCGAGCCGCCGCAGATCCGGGGAGCGCTCCTCGCGCGAGGGCAGCGAGTCCACCCAGGCCGTCACCTCCGAGTGGCTCAGGCTCAAGAGCGTGTCGGAGGGAATCTTCAGGGCGATGCTCAAGCGTCTGAGCGTCGGGACGCTGGGCATCATGCCGCCGCGCTCGATGCGGCCGTAGACGCCCGGCGCCAGCCCCACCTTGGCGGCCGCCTCCGCCTGGGTGAGCCCCGCGCGCAGCCGGGCGGCGCGCGCCGCCGCCCCCAGGGCCAGGGCCAGCTTGTCGTCCATGCGCTGCTGCGAAGAAGGGGGCGGAATGCGTTTCGATGCCATGGTGCCTGACGTCCAAAGAGACGTTGGAGGACATTACCCGAGAGGCCAACCCGCGCATAGGGACTTGCTGCATCTCTTCTCCTCCGAGGAACACCCCTCCGAGCCCCCAGGTCGTGCCCCCCACTTCTGACCAGGGGCGTCACCCCGAGGGGACACCA comes from Cystobacter fuscus DSM 2262 and encodes:
- a CDS encoding helix-turn-helix domain-containing protein; protein product: MASKRIPPPSSQQRMDDKLALALGAAARAARLRAGLTQAEAAAKVGLAPGVYGRIERGGMMPSVPTLRRLSIALKIPSDTLLSLSHSEVTAWVDSLPSREERSPDLRRLARSLRNLTPAQLKVLNVIATALTR
- a CDS encoding pyridoxamine 5'-phosphate oxidase family protein; translated protein: MTTKKTEKKDAVAHLAELIQGIKVAMMTTVEADGSIRSRPMWTQNTDFDGELWFFTHDSAPKVDEVQGDHHVNLSYADSSRDRYVSVSGVARLVRDKEKIHKLWDPTLKAWFPKGVDDPDIGLLCVKVNKAEYWDTPNKRMVQLVGFVKSVLTGETYRPGGHEKLDLEDTQSPMH